One stretch of Enoplosus armatus isolate fEnoArm2 chromosome 1, fEnoArm2.hap1, whole genome shotgun sequence DNA includes these proteins:
- the ddx28 gene encoding probable ATP-dependent RNA helicase DDX28: MHSVKVGGLAASRALCLSRIYFTEFVKVSSCCRVRCPVSQTRFCQTAARPEETAVIRIPRYMQRRVDDVKQTRGKNKINTIKAGKLLIQSKNPDLNQSAGYILGKFEQPFLCSKGWKHNKSFGDYFTINNIKTVAPFVAENQKEDAEEKTVVTFNNLRICKELVEALDNIGITHPTTVQLQTIPKVMKGQNILCAAETGSGKTLSYLLPIVHRLQADKKSEMYAETEHKVRSLVLVPSRELAEQVAAVSRTLCAPFGLLTRTVGGGRGVGHIKVVFKGDQPDILVATPGALVKALRRRCLDLSELSFFVVDEADTMFDPSFSDMLENILHHTNIASEPKETRGLDHKAQLLVVGATFPGGVGEVLSQVTDLGSMVVIKSKMLHFLMPHVKQTFLKVKGADKILELHQALKLLQQEKGGGAVVVFCNKSATVNWLGYSLEEMGVQHSRLQGEMPAAVRAGIFRSFQKGMVDVLICTDIASRGLDTSRVHLVVNYDFPESHTDYIHRAGRVGRAGGVEDGEVLSFVAHPWDVELVQKIEAAARRRTCLPGMESGIQEPKAKVVEAEE, from the coding sequence ATGCACTCTGTGAAGGTCGGCGGTTTGGCTGCGTCAAGAGCTCTCTGCCTAAGTAGGATTTACTTTACTGAGTTTGTTAAAGTATCGTCTTGCTGTCGTGTTCGTTGTCCTGTTAGTCAGACTCGCTTTTGTCAAACGGCAGCCAGGCCAGAAGAGACCGCAGTTATTCGTATTCCTCGCTACATGCAGAGGCGCGTTGACGATGTGAAACAGACTCGAGGCAAAAACAAGATCAACACCATCAAAGCTGGCAAGCTCCTGATCCAGAGCAAGAACCCTGACCTGAACCAGTCTGCGGGATACATACTTGGAAAGTTCGAGCAGCCATTTCTCTGCTCGAAAGGGTGGAAACATAACAAATCGTTCGGTGACTATTTCACCATCAACAACATCAAGACTGTTGCACCTTTTGTTGCTGAAAATCAGAAGGAGGATGCCGAAGAGAAAACAGTGGTGACGTTTAATAACCTCCGCATCTGCAAGGAGCTAGTGGAAGCTTTGGACAATATCGGCATTACCCACCCCACCACTGTACAGCTGCAGACCATCCCAAAGGTCATGAAAGGTCAGAACAttctctgtgctgcagagacGGGCAGTGGGAAAACACTGAGTTACCTCCTGCCTATTGTTCACAGACTGCAGGCTGATAAAAAATCAGAGATGTACGCTGAGACCGAGCACAAGGTTCGCAGTCTGGTCCTTGTGCCTTCCAGAGAGCTAGCTGAGCAAGTGGCGGCTGTGTCCAGGACTCTGTGTGCTCCATTTGGCTTGCTGACAAGGACTGTGGGTGGTGGGCGAGGTGTAGGACACATCAAGGTGGTCTTCAAGGGGGATCAGCCAGATATTTTGGTGGCTACACCAGGTGCTCTGGTCAAGGCCCTGCGGAGACGCTGCCTGGACTTGAGTGAGCTGAGCTTCTTCGTGGTAGACGAGGCTGACACCATGTTTGACCCCAGCTTCTCTGACATGCTGGAGAACATCCTGCACCACACAAACATTGCTAGTGAGCCCAAGGAAACACGCGGCCTGGACCATAAAGcccagctgctggtggtgggGGCCACCTTCCCTGGTGGTGTCGGGGAAGTTCTCAGCCAGGTGACAGACCTTGGCAGCATGGTGGTTATAAAGAGCAAGATGCTGCATTTCCTTATGCCACATGTCAAGCAGACGTTCCTGAAGGTAAAGGGTGCGGACAAGATCCTGGAGCTCCACCAAGCCCTGAAGCTGCTCCAGCAGGAAAAAGGGGGAGGCGCTGTTGTAGTCTTCTGCAACAAGTCTGCCACAGTCAACTGGCTGGGGTACTCGCTGGAGGAGATGGGGGTGCAGCACTCACGTCTGCAAGGGGAGATGCCCGCCGCAGTGCGTGCAGGAATCTTCCGCTCCTTCCAGAAGGGCATGGTGGATGTGCTGATATGCACAGACATTGCTTCACGCGGCCTGGACACATCCCGAGTGCACTTGGTCGTCAACTATGACTTCCCAGAGTCCCACACAGACTACATCCACAGAGCAGGGAGAGTGGGAAGAGCAGGAGGGGTGGAGGATGGGGAGGTGCTCAGCTTCGTCGCTCATCCGTGGGATGTGGAGCTGGTGCAGAAGATTGAGGCTGCTGCTCGTAGGAGAACTTGTTTGCCAGGGATGGAATCTGGTATCCAAGAGCCAAAAGCCAAAGTAGTAGAGGCAGAGGAGTag